CGTTTTGTATTGGTATTTTCCGAAATTCAACATATTCTCCATACGCTCCCTCATTGATGATAAAGTTTGATTCAGTTGCCTCGGGTTCCTAAGGCAACACAAGCAATGATTTTCCATAAACCCGTTCATCATTCGGCATCACCGCACGTTTCCGTTCCCAAGAGAAACCCGCATTTTGGCGCCGTCCTAAGGTTGATTCATCTTTGGCAAAACATATGATGTCTTTGCCACAGCTTTGGCCCCGCACTTACAGGCAAGGCCGATCATTCATAAAGATCAATCGATTTAAGTGCTTTTTCATAGCTGCCCTCCTGAAACTTATAGGTACTTCATGCGTTAGAGTTACCCTCCGATTATATAAACAATTGAAAGGGTCATTTTCTCACATAAACGCAAAAAAAATTTAAATTTTTATTTCGACAAATTTCGACATTTTATTTAAATATCTCGGTTTTTGGCTTATTTATAAGTTTTTTTGCTTTTTATATTTCAAGCCAAATTAAAAAATTGTTTGCCAAATATAGCATCCGTCAAAATTTTAACGTCCATTTATTTCCTAATGGATGCGTTGGTTCTACAATTTAAACAAAAATTTTTAATGTATGGTTTTTGCGATTTTCTCCAGTTCCCCTAAATTGATTGTGGAGCATAAATCAAACATAATTGTCCCATCTTTGGAAAACCATATAATTTCGTTTGGGCAACCATTCTTTAATGAACTCTTGATAATGGCTGCTCTGTGATTCAATTTACCCTCACTGAAAACGCCGTGTTCGTTTTCAAAACACATAACCGAACCGCCGGTAAGCCCCTGTACCCGAAGGCTTATCACCGTTTCGTCAGGCCCGAGGAATTGATAATTGATAAAGTTAGATACTTTACTTCTTCTGTCGGTGTTTTCATAAAATCCCGCCGGCAGATATTTTGGATAAAAATCGCCGTATTCGATATTTACAGTACAGTCCCTGTCTTGCAGAATTTCAATTTGAATATATGCCGGATACCGTTCCATCTTATAATTTCTTTTATAGGGAATTAACGCGGCACCTGCAGCAAGCGCCATCAAAACAATCAAAGTTGCAGCGACGATCGCCCGTATGATTTTGACATGATACGGAGGACTCTTCTTTTTTAAGAATCTCTCCGGATTGCGAAGCATTCTTTTTTTTCTTTTCAGATACTGCCGGCTGAATGAAATCTCGTTTTTTGCAATTACATTGGCATACTCATCAAGTACCGAATCGACCAGTATGTCTTTTAAAGCCTCATCGAATTTTATCCCATCCATCTTATCCCCTCCTTTACACAGTTTAAAAAATCGGGCCGCAGCATCTTTGCTCCCCGATAATAAAACAATTATAAAAGCCAATTTATTACACTAAATGTAAATTAATACGTAATTATTTTTTGATTTCTTCCTGCTTCAATTTTTGAATCAATATTTCTCTCCCGCGCAGCACTCTTGTACCGACGAGATTCACATTAATACCCAGTTCTGCGGCAATTTCACTGTAACTCCATTCACACACAAAGCGCAGATAGAGAATGTTCTGATATGCATCCGGCAGCTCCCGGATCAATTGCTTTAATCTGTTATAATTGATCTCACCCGAAAAGTCGATTGTATATCTTTCAAATTTGTTTTCTCCGAAATCGAAATATTCAATCTTCTTTTCTCTCTTCATAAAATTGACGGAAACATGTTTTACCACTACGATAAGCCAGGCTTTTTGTTCCTCGCTGCTTTTCCCTTTGAGTTGTGCCAAATGTTCGATGGCTTTTACATAAGTATCCTGAACTGCTTCTTCAGCTTTCGCTTGCGAATGCAAAATCCCGTTTGCGATGATAAACAATAATTTCTCATTATTCTGATACAATTGTGTAAAAAATGTCCGATCTTCATCGTCGTCGATAAACGTTAATAAAATCGCAAGCATGAACTTCCCTCATTTTTTCCGGAATACCCTGTATCTGACATTATTTT
This sequence is a window from Oscillospiraceae bacterium. Protein-coding genes within it:
- a CDS encoding DUF4367 domain-containing protein; protein product: MDGIKFDEALKDILVDSVLDEYANVIAKNEISFSRQYLKRKKRMLRNPERFLKKKSPPYHVKIIRAIVAATLIVLMALAAGAALIPYKRNYKMERYPAYIQIEILQDRDCTVNIEYGDFYPKYLPAGFYENTDRRSKVSNFINYQFLGPDETVISLRVQGLTGGSVMCFENEHGVFSEGKLNHRAAIIKSSLKNGCPNEIIWFSKDGTIMFDLCSTINLGELEKIAKTIH
- a CDS encoding sigma-70 family RNA polymerase sigma factor; protein product: MLAILLTFIDDDEDRTFFTQLYQNNEKLLFIIANGILHSQAKAEEAVQDTYVKAIEHLAQLKGKSSEEQKAWLIVVVKHVSVNFMKREKKIEYFDFGENKFERYTIDFSGEINYNRLKQLIRELPDAYQNILYLRFVCEWSYSEIAAELGINVNLVGTRVLRGREILIQKLKQEEIKK